One Megasphaera elsdenii DSM 20460 genomic window carries:
- a CDS encoding CdaR family transcriptional regulator — MKVRITDELAQQIVDSAKAVVGWNVNFIDRHGRIMASTDSGRIGTYHKAGHVAARTGQVQTIQEDCPEDGVSQGVNYPIVMGRQVLGVVGITGEPAVVGQYGFLLTKICEVFLKEYRLSQEAFSEEEHRSRQVMALIYHDEDTVQQLAEEQPELAGCQYVAAVFRWHEGTRQAGDFRQQLSETCQKLGMTLYTYIYPDTFVILVPCQVYPDWARKLPRWKEWFYPGISAGIGTEEPFYRIHESYRFAKMALQAAADRQVFCVHADDMKLAFLLQSLDGAVRRRYCRDICQHLTDSDIHLLQIYYQQNLSIQETARILCIHKNTLQYRLKRIAGKTGLDPRIFCDAVSLYIATLPWFMK, encoded by the coding sequence GTGAAGGTACGCATCACCGATGAATTAGCTCAGCAGATCGTCGATTCGGCCAAGGCCGTCGTCGGTTGGAACGTCAATTTCATCGATCGTCATGGACGTATCATGGCCAGTACTGATAGCGGCCGTATTGGCACCTACCATAAGGCCGGCCATGTCGCTGCCCGGACGGGGCAGGTCCAGACCATACAGGAAGATTGCCCTGAAGACGGTGTCAGCCAAGGCGTCAATTATCCCATCGTCATGGGCCGACAAGTCCTGGGGGTTGTCGGGATTACCGGGGAACCGGCTGTCGTCGGCCAATACGGTTTCTTACTGACGAAAATCTGTGAAGTCTTCCTCAAGGAATATCGCTTGAGCCAGGAGGCGTTCAGTGAAGAAGAACATCGCAGCCGTCAGGTCATGGCCTTGATCTATCACGATGAAGACACGGTGCAGCAGCTGGCCGAAGAACAGCCGGAATTGGCAGGCTGCCAGTATGTTGCCGCCGTTTTCCGATGGCATGAGGGAACCCGCCAGGCCGGGGATTTCCGTCAGCAGCTGTCTGAAACCTGTCAAAAGCTGGGGATGACCTTATATACGTATATCTACCCCGATACCTTTGTCATCCTCGTCCCCTGCCAGGTCTATCCGGACTGGGCCAGGAAACTGCCCCGCTGGAAAGAATGGTTCTATCCGGGAATCTCGGCAGGAATCGGGACAGAAGAGCCATTCTACCGCATCCATGAATCGTACCGTTTTGCCAAAATGGCCTTACAGGCAGCGGCAGACCGGCAGGTCTTCTGCGTCCATGCGGATGATATGAAATTGGCCTTTTTACTGCAAAGTCTGGACGGGGCCGTGCGCCGCCGTTACTGCCGGGATATTTGCCAGCATTTGACGGACAGTGACATCCATTTGCTCCAAATCTATTATCAGCAGAACTTGTCCATCCAGGAAACAGCCCGGATCCTCTGCATCCATAAGAATACGCTGCAATACCGGCTGAAGCGGATTGCCGGGAAGACCGGCCTCGATCCGAGGATATTTTGCGATGCCGTATCCCTATATATTGCCACCCTTCCTTGGTTTATGAAATAA
- a CDS encoding threonine aldolase family protein, which yields MIRFNNDYNHGAHASILQALAQTNDTQYGGYGVDDWCDKAEKLILELSRCPQGKVYFFPGATQANFVTISALLGSCDSVICADTGHINCHECASIENAGHKIVALPHHDGKITAEQIEGEVQAYYNSGEAEYLTRPSLVYVSFTTEYGTLYTKAELTAISAVCRKYHMYLFVDGARMGYGLGAAENDLTLADFGRLADAFYIGGTKCGAFFGEAVVLTQPDMGRRFKAHMKQFGAVLAKGWILGLQFYTLLHDGTYFAITKRADEYAMQIRDAFRQKGIEELVVSPTNQQFVILSQEQARKLGQKYVFEAEGPVDDDHVCVRFCTSWSTKQEEVDQLVADILNL from the coding sequence ATGATACGTTTTAACAATGACTATAATCATGGTGCACATGCCAGTATTTTGCAGGCCTTGGCCCAGACGAACGATACGCAGTATGGCGGTTACGGTGTCGATGACTGGTGTGATAAGGCAGAGAAACTGATTTTGGAATTGTCCCGGTGCCCGCAGGGGAAGGTCTACTTTTTCCCGGGAGCGACGCAGGCCAATTTCGTCACCATTTCAGCCCTCCTCGGTTCCTGTGACAGCGTCATCTGTGCCGATACGGGGCATATCAACTGTCACGAATGTGCATCCATCGAAAACGCCGGTCACAAGATCGTCGCCTTGCCCCATCATGATGGCAAGATTACAGCTGAACAGATCGAAGGGGAAGTGCAGGCTTATTATAATTCCGGCGAAGCCGAATACTTGACGCGGCCGTCGCTGGTCTATGTTTCCTTTACGACGGAATATGGGACGCTCTATACGAAAGCGGAATTGACGGCCATTTCCGCAGTTTGCCGCAAATATCACATGTATCTCTTCGTCGACGGTGCCCGTATGGGCTATGGCCTGGGCGCAGCCGAAAATGACCTGACCCTGGCTGATTTTGGCCGTCTGGCCGATGCCTTCTATATCGGCGGTACCAAGTGCGGCGCCTTCTTCGGCGAAGCCGTCGTCCTGACCCAGCCCGATATGGGCCGCCGCTTCAAGGCTCATATGAAACAGTTCGGCGCCGTCCTGGCCAAAGGCTGGATCCTAGGGCTCCAATTCTATACGCTGCTCCATGACGGGACATACTTTGCCATTACCAAGCGGGCCGACGAATACGCCATGCAGATCCGCGACGCCTTCCGCCAGAAGGGCATAGAAGAACTCGTCGTCAGCCCGACGAATCAGCAGTTCGTCATCCTCAGCCAGGAACAGGCCCGGAAGCTGGGACAAAAATACGTCTTTGAAGCCGAAGGCCCCGTCGACGACGACCACGTCTGCGTCCGCTTCTGTACCTCGTGGAGCACGAAACAAGAAGAAGTAGACCAGCTCGTAGCCGACATTTTAAACCTGTAG
- the rnhA gene encoding ribonuclease HI codes for MQKKIYAVRRGRTTGLFLSWADCQQQVNGFPGARFKSFTDATEAWKWLNGEETATPKKARAPKKNRPSSKAAVPSAPLRPDEEQDFVIYTDGSCLRNPDGPGGWAVVARNVATGEVTELSDGNPSTTNNRMELLAAIMALRFAPEGTKVALYTDSQYLKNGITKWVAGWKRRGWKKADGQPVLNQGYWVELDKLYNSHDVTFHWVKGHVGVELNERCDQLAKAQAVKYK; via the coding sequence ATGCAAAAGAAAATATATGCCGTGCGGCGTGGCCGTACGACGGGTCTGTTCCTGTCCTGGGCAGACTGTCAACAACAAGTGAATGGCTTCCCCGGCGCCCGCTTCAAGAGTTTCACCGACGCGACAGAGGCCTGGAAATGGCTCAACGGCGAAGAAACGGCGACGCCGAAGAAGGCAAGGGCTCCCAAAAAAAACCGGCCATCATCCAAAGCAGCTGTACCGTCTGCCCCGCTCCGTCCCGACGAGGAACAGGATTTCGTCATCTATACCGATGGCTCGTGCCTGCGCAATCCCGATGGGCCCGGCGGCTGGGCCGTCGTCGCCCGCAATGTCGCTACCGGCGAAGTGACGGAGCTGTCTGACGGCAATCCGTCGACGACGAATAACCGCATGGAACTCCTGGCAGCCATCATGGCCCTGCGCTTCGCGCCGGAAGGGACGAAAGTCGCCTTGTACACCGACAGCCAGTACCTCAAGAACGGCATCACCAAATGGGTCGCCGGCTGGAAGCGCCGGGGCTGGAAAAAAGCCGACGGCCAGCCCGTCCTTAACCAGGGCTACTGGGTCGAACTGGACAAACTCTACAACTCTCACGACGTTACCTTCCACTGGGTCAAAGGCCACGTCGGCGTCGAACTCAATGAACGCTGCGACCAGCTGGCCAAAGCCCAGGCTGTGAAATATAAATAA
- a CDS encoding nucleotidyltransferase family protein gives MMFHLPNRVFQDITVFAKKHDVEQVVLFGSRARGTHTERSDVDIAVRGGDFDGFYWDIKENVDSLLMFDVVNLDEYISPELAEELSKEGVVIYEKNG, from the coding sequence ATGATGTTTCATCTTCCCAATCGGGTTTTTCAGGATATTACGGTTTTTGCCAAAAAGCATGATGTTGAACAAGTCGTCCTATTCGGGTCCCGGGCCAGGGGAACGCATACGGAACGCAGCGATGTGGACATCGCCGTCCGTGGCGGCGATTTTGACGGTTTTTATTGGGACATCAAGGAAAATGTTGATTCGCTGCTGATGTTCGACGTCGTCAATCTGGACGAGTATATTTCCCCTGAGTTAGCGGAAGAACTGTCCAAAGAGGGAGTCGTTATTTATGAAAAAAATGGATAA
- a CDS encoding HI0074 family nucleotidyltransferase substrate-binding subunit, which yields MKKMDNFLNCLNVLKQADFSLATENEIYRTGIVGQFNLTFELAWKALQQVLRVHGVQEAETGSPREILQLGYKVGFIEASSVWLLMLKKRNLSVHLYNEAEIDELLILIRDKFIPAFGQLGKTLQQKLAEVEEN from the coding sequence ATGAAAAAAATGGATAATTTTTTGAATTGTTTGAATGTCCTGAAACAGGCCGACTTTTCCTTAGCCACGGAGAATGAAATTTACCGGACTGGAATCGTCGGCCAATTCAATTTGACCTTTGAACTGGCTTGGAAAGCTTTACAACAAGTTTTGCGCGTTCATGGGGTCCAGGAAGCCGAAACAGGTTCTCCGCGAGAAATCTTGCAATTAGGATATAAGGTTGGTTTCATTGAAGCGTCTTCTGTTTGGCTGTTGATGCTGAAAAAAAGAAACTTGTCGGTTCACCTTTATAATGAAGCTGAAATTGATGAGCTGCTGATTCTCATCCGGGATAAATTCATTCCTGCTTTTGGGCAGCTTGGGAAAACGTTGCAGCAAAAATTAGCAGAAGTTGAAGAAAATTAA
- the pyk gene encoding pyruvate kinase, which yields MLKKTKIVCTLGPSSNTPEIIEKMIKAGMNVARFNFSHGSHEEHKQRIDMVRAASQKLGIPVALLLDTKGPEIRLGKFKNGSIMMEAGKDFTLTARDIEGDETIASMNYKELPQDVKAGDHILLSDGLVNLEVVSVEGEDIHTKILNSGKMSDRKRVAVPGIAINLPAVSETDAADIEFGCRMNMDWIAASFIQRGKDVLTIRKILEKHDSHMKIISKIECQAAVNNIDDIIKMSDGIMVARGDLGVEVPAEEVPMLQKVLIHKCQAAGKPVITATQMLESMCNNPRPTRAETSDVANAILDGTDAIMLSGETAGGLYPVEAVETMARVATFTESNFTPESYEDVDAESTTTTESIGKAVVKIAKDLHAAAIIASTERGGTAQMISKFRPACPIVAVSPHEAIVRRLQLNWGVQAVTGKEANDTDAVVDNAIFAALDNDLIKAGDLVVLTAGVPVAKAGSTNMIRVQVVGDVLLRGTGIGRNSAIGKVCVAESKEDLEKNFSDGCILVLRSARADFVDYMKRASAIVSEEVGLTSESAIVAITLGIPTVVGAAHAVDTLENGEIVTVDASRGTIFRGEANAR from the coding sequence ATGCTGAAAAAAACAAAGATCGTCTGCACCTTAGGCCCCAGTTCCAATACCCCGGAAATTATCGAAAAGATGATTAAAGCCGGCATGAACGTTGCCCGCTTTAATTTCTCCCACGGTTCTCATGAAGAACATAAACAGCGCATCGACATGGTCCGCGCTGCCTCCCAGAAACTGGGTATCCCTGTGGCACTGCTCCTGGACACGAAAGGCCCGGAAATCCGTTTGGGCAAATTTAAGAATGGCTCGATCATGATGGAAGCCGGCAAGGACTTCACCTTGACGGCCCGTGACATCGAAGGCGACGAAACGATTGCCTCCATGAACTATAAAGAACTGCCGCAGGACGTCAAAGCCGGCGACCACATCCTCTTGTCGGACGGCCTAGTCAACTTGGAAGTTGTCAGCGTCGAAGGCGAAGATATCCATACGAAGATCCTCAACAGCGGCAAGATGAGCGACCGCAAGCGCGTTGCCGTACCGGGCATCGCCATCAACCTGCCGGCCGTTTCTGAAACCGATGCCGCCGACATCGAATTTGGCTGCCGCATGAATATGGACTGGATTGCCGCTTCTTTCATCCAGCGCGGCAAAGATGTCCTGACGATCCGCAAGATTTTGGAAAAACACGACAGCCACATGAAGATCATCTCTAAAATCGAATGTCAGGCTGCAGTCAACAACATCGACGATATCATTAAGATGAGCGACGGCATCATGGTCGCCCGTGGTGACCTCGGCGTCGAAGTCCCGGCGGAAGAAGTACCGATGCTCCAGAAAGTCCTCATCCATAAATGCCAGGCTGCGGGCAAACCGGTCATTACGGCTACGCAGATGCTGGAATCCATGTGCAACAATCCGCGTCCGACCCGTGCTGAAACGAGCGACGTTGCCAACGCCATCCTCGACGGCACCGATGCCATCATGCTCAGCGGCGAAACGGCTGGCGGCCTCTATCCGGTAGAAGCCGTTGAAACCATGGCCCGCGTCGCTACCTTTACGGAAAGCAACTTCACGCCGGAATCCTATGAAGATGTCGACGCCGAATCGACGACGACGACGGAATCCATCGGCAAAGCCGTCGTCAAGATTGCCAAAGACCTCCACGCTGCGGCCATCATCGCTTCGACGGAACGCGGCGGCACAGCGCAGATGATTTCTAAATTCCGCCCGGCCTGCCCGATTGTGGCCGTATCGCCGCACGAAGCCATCGTCCGCCGCTTGCAGCTCAACTGGGGCGTCCAGGCTGTTACTGGCAAAGAAGCGAACGACACTGACGCCGTCGTCGATAACGCTATCTTCGCAGCCCTCGACAACGACCTCATCAAAGCCGGCGACCTCGTCGTCCTTACGGCCGGTGTCCCCGTTGCCAAAGCCGGTTCGACCAACATGATCCGCGTCCAGGTCGTCGGCGACGTCCTCCTCCGCGGTACCGGTATCGGCCGTAATTCGGCCATCGGCAAAGTCTGTGTCGCTGAATCGAAAGAAGACCTGGAAAAGAACTTCAGCGACGGCTGCATCCTCGTCCTCCGTTCGGCCCGCGCTGATTTCGTCGATTATATGAAACGGGCCAGCGCCATCGTCTCCGAAGAAGTCGGCCTGACCAGTGAATCAGCCATCGTCGCCATCACCTTGGGCATCCCGACCGTCGTCGGCGCAGCTCATGCCGTAGACACTCTGGAAAATGGCGAAATCGTCACCGTAGACGCCAGCCGCGGCACCATCTTCCGCGGCGAAGCCAACGCACGCTAA
- a CDS encoding alpha-hydroxy-acid oxidizing protein: MDLQEVRNKAREKMKGCHVCPQCNGKACIGMIPGFGGLRTGRSFMRNVEALQEYGLVMRSMSGVDDPDTTVTILGKTLSMPVLLAPVGGIVLNAKVDGDPAEVEQAYDEAVTQAALEAGTLCFTGDSGAPYMYASGIASCQKRPGIVIPTIKPRSNDQIIEKAHQAEEAGAFAVASDIDAATLINMRIFGQPVGPKSASDIAEIVQAIQLPFIVKGVMSAEEAVACAEAGAKGIVVSNHGGRVLDGMAGTADVLPDIAAAVKGRITIFVDGGVRHGEDILKMLALGADAVLIGRPAAVAAVGGGAEGVKLLLDTLKRQLMDAMMITGTHDLAHVPANIVRKL; the protein is encoded by the coding sequence ATGGATTTACAGGAAGTAAGGAACAAAGCTCGTGAAAAAATGAAGGGCTGCCATGTCTGTCCCCAGTGCAATGGCAAGGCCTGCATCGGCATGATTCCTGGATTCGGCGGCCTGCGCACGGGCCGGTCTTTCATGCGTAACGTCGAAGCCCTCCAGGAATACGGCCTGGTCATGCGCAGCATGTCCGGTGTCGACGACCCGGATACGACTGTGACGATCCTCGGCAAGACGCTGAGCATGCCGGTCCTCCTGGCGCCTGTCGGTGGTATCGTACTCAATGCCAAAGTCGACGGCGACCCGGCGGAAGTGGAACAGGCATACGACGAAGCTGTCACCCAGGCGGCCCTGGAAGCAGGGACCCTCTGCTTTACTGGTGACAGCGGTGCGCCTTACATGTATGCTTCGGGGATTGCGTCTTGTCAGAAACGGCCGGGCATCGTCATTCCGACTATCAAGCCCCGCAGCAACGACCAAATCATCGAGAAGGCCCATCAGGCCGAAGAAGCCGGCGCTTTTGCCGTTGCCAGCGACATCGATGCGGCGACGTTGATCAACATGCGCATCTTTGGCCAGCCCGTAGGCCCGAAGAGCGCCAGTGACATTGCTGAGATTGTACAGGCTATCCAGTTGCCCTTCATCGTCAAAGGCGTCATGTCGGCCGAAGAAGCCGTTGCCTGTGCCGAAGCCGGTGCTAAGGGCATCGTCGTCAGCAACCACGGCGGCCGCGTCCTCGACGGCATGGCCGGGACTGCCGATGTCCTGCCCGACATCGCCGCTGCTGTCAAAGGGCGGATCACGATCTTCGTCGACGGCGGCGTCCGTCACGGTGAAGACATCCTCAAGATGCTGGCCCTCGGCGCCGACGCCGTCCTCATCGGCCGGCCAGCTGCCGTCGCGGCTGTCGGCGGAGGAGCGGAAGGGGTCAAACTCCTCTTGGATACGCTCAAACGCCAGCTCATGGATGCCATGATGATCACGGGCACCCACGACTTGGCCCACGTCCCGGCGAACATCGTACGGAAATTATAG
- a CDS encoding 4Fe-4S binding protein — translation MNIQHVYAVYFSPTGNTKRLVCQAASEAARLFQVSCRAISLDLPEERERVRTFSAGDLVIVGGPTYAGKLPNKILPTYQEKLIGKGALALAVVTYGNRSFDNALAELCATLDGNGFRTVAAGAFVGTHAFSDALAPNRPDEDDLALMVRLTDLAVSKIRQTDGMVPHLVVDGDAQAPYYVPKGVDGQPAKFLKAKPKTDLEKCVSCGLCARQCPMGSIDLDQPSVVTGICIKCQRCVRNCPKGAKYFDDPAFLSHVKMLETTYNGRADNKIFI, via the coding sequence ATGAACATCCAACATGTGTATGCTGTCTATTTTAGCCCGACAGGCAATACGAAACGCCTCGTCTGTCAGGCTGCTTCCGAAGCGGCGCGGCTCTTTCAGGTATCGTGCCGGGCCATTTCCCTGGATTTGCCGGAAGAACGCGAAAGGGTCCGTACTTTTTCGGCAGGCGACCTGGTCATCGTCGGCGGTCCGACGTATGCCGGGAAATTGCCCAATAAGATTTTGCCGACGTATCAGGAAAAACTCATCGGCAAAGGGGCCCTGGCCCTGGCTGTCGTGACTTATGGCAACCGGTCTTTCGACAACGCCCTGGCCGAACTCTGTGCGACCCTCGACGGCAACGGCTTCCGCACCGTTGCGGCTGGTGCTTTCGTCGGGACCCACGCTTTTTCCGACGCCCTGGCGCCCAATCGGCCCGATGAGGACGATTTGGCCCTCATGGTCCGCCTGACGGATCTGGCCGTATCGAAAATCCGTCAGACCGATGGCATGGTACCGCATCTCGTCGTCGACGGCGATGCTCAGGCGCCGTATTACGTTCCTAAGGGCGTCGACGGCCAGCCGGCCAAGTTCCTCAAGGCCAAGCCCAAGACGGATTTGGAAAAATGCGTATCCTGCGGCCTCTGCGCCCGCCAGTGCCCTATGGGGTCCATCGACCTGGATCAACCGTCGGTCGTCACGGGCATCTGCATCAAGTGCCAGCGCTGCGTGCGCAACTGTCCCAAAGGGGCCAAGTATTTCGATGACCCGGCCTTTTTATCCCATGTCAAGATGTTAGAGACGACCTACAACGGCCGTGCTGACAATAAAATTTTCATTTAG
- a CDS encoding ZIP family metal transporter, translating to MENAVMGILIPFVGTSLGAACVYAMKQELDRQVQRGLTGFASGVMIAASIWSLLIPAMEESAPLGKFAFVPAVVGFWLGIFLLLALDRLVPHLHMYSEKAEGPHSHLQRTTMLVLAVTLHNIPEGMAVGVVYAGLLAGQTGISAAGAFALSLGIALQNLPEGAIISMPLKAAGVGKHKAFLGGLLSGIVEPLGAAVTIALTAFIVPILPYLLSLAAGAMCYVVVEELIPEMSAGEHSDIGVLSFALGFTLMMALDVALS from the coding sequence ATGGAAAATGCTGTCATGGGGATCCTCATCCCCTTTGTTGGGACGTCACTAGGGGCGGCCTGTGTCTATGCTATGAAACAGGAATTGGACCGCCAGGTCCAGCGGGGGCTGACGGGGTTTGCGTCGGGCGTCATGATTGCCGCGTCCATTTGGAGCCTCTTGATTCCGGCTATGGAAGAATCGGCGCCGTTAGGGAAATTCGCCTTCGTGCCGGCTGTGGTCGGGTTCTGGCTGGGCATCTTCCTGCTCCTGGCCCTGGACCGGCTGGTGCCGCATCTGCACATGTACAGTGAGAAGGCCGAAGGGCCGCACAGCCATTTGCAGCGGACGACGATGCTCGTCCTGGCCGTGACGCTGCATAATATCCCCGAAGGCATGGCCGTCGGTGTAGTCTATGCCGGACTCCTGGCCGGTCAGACGGGAATCAGTGCGGCCGGGGCCTTTGCCTTGTCCTTGGGCATCGCCTTGCAGAACCTGCCGGAAGGGGCCATCATCTCCATGCCTCTCAAGGCGGCTGGTGTCGGCAAACACAAGGCCTTTCTCGGCGGCCTCTTATCGGGCATCGTCGAACCCCTCGGGGCGGCCGTGACCATTGCCCTGACGGCATTCATCGTACCCATCCTGCCGTACCTCCTCAGCCTGGCAGCCGGAGCCATGTGCTATGTCGTCGTCGAAGAACTCATCCCGGAAATGTCGGCTGGCGAACACTCCGATATTGGCGTCCTGTCCTTTGCCCTGGGATTCACGTTGATGATGGCCCTGGACGTGGCGTTATCATGA
- a CDS encoding MBL fold metallo-hydrolase: MNLTILGTGNATVTHCYNTCFVLDEGGQYLLVDGGGGNGLLQQLEKAQLRWQDMRTVFVTHKHMDHLLGILWLMRMMCQSWRRGTYDGEAVIYGHEEVISLLRTMGKNLLSSKDSAFLDDRLHLVTVANGETRQLIGHDVTFFDIRSTKAKQFGFSLALADGRLTCCGDEPYQPWEEVYVRDSKWLLHEAFCLDAEADIFHPYEKHHSTVKDACETAARLGVQNLILYHTEDKDLAHRRQRYHAEGCQYYQENLYIPDDLDVIRNL, translated from the coding sequence ATGAATCTGACGATATTAGGGACGGGGAACGCGACGGTGACCCATTGTTATAATACTTGTTTTGTCCTCGATGAAGGTGGCCAGTACCTGCTCGTCGATGGCGGCGGCGGGAACGGCCTCCTGCAGCAGCTGGAAAAGGCCCAGTTGCGCTGGCAGGATATGCGGACCGTCTTCGTCACGCATAAACACATGGACCATCTTCTGGGCATCCTCTGGCTCATGCGCATGATGTGTCAGTCCTGGCGGCGCGGGACTTATGATGGCGAAGCCGTCATCTACGGCCACGAAGAAGTCATTTCCTTGCTGCGCACGATGGGAAAGAATCTGCTGTCCTCGAAAGATAGTGCCTTCCTCGATGACCGCCTGCATCTCGTCACGGTGGCCAACGGGGAAACGCGCCAGCTCATAGGCCACGATGTGACCTTTTTCGATATCCGCTCGACGAAGGCCAAACAGTTCGGCTTTTCCCTGGCACTTGCCGATGGCAGACTGACCTGCTGTGGCGATGAACCGTACCAGCCCTGGGAAGAAGTCTATGTCCGTGACAGTAAATGGCTCCTTCACGAAGCTTTCTGCCTCGACGCCGAAGCGGATATCTTCCATCCCTATGAAAAACACCATTCTACCGTCAAAGACGCCTGTGAGACGGCGGCCCGCCTGGGCGTGCAGAACCTGATCCTCTATCATACGGAAGATAAGGACCTGGCCCATCGCCGCCAGCGTTACCATGCCGAAGGATGCCAGTATTATCAAGAAAACCTGTACATCCCGGACGACCTGGACGTCATCCGGAACCTATAA
- a CDS encoding glycerate kinase family protein, whose translation MKVVVAIDSLKNSLTSVEAGRAIEAGVRKAYGGHPVQVIVKPLADGGEGTVEALVDGLDGELRYVGVQGPLGEAVSCPYGYLPGMEAAVIEMAGAAGLGLVPSEQRNPLHTTTYGVGQVMAQAIEAGIRHFIIGLGGSSTSDCGVGMLQALGYIFRDAQGKPIGLGGQEVGRIASVDDSQVLPALKDCTFDVACDVTNPLFGNWGAAYIFGPQKGASPQDVKVLDDASRSFAAVTRTYTGHDFSQTAGAGAAGGMGFAFLAYLHGRLRSGIQIVLDSIRLAEAVKDADYVITGEGRLDAQTAMGKAPIGVAKLAKQYGAKVIALAGCTTADAAECNQQGIDAFFSIVDKAMPLEEAMNKETALRNMTNTAQQVFNLIRAVS comes from the coding sequence ATGAAAGTCGTTGTAGCCATTGATTCCTTGAAAAATAGCCTGACTTCCGTCGAAGCCGGCCGGGCCATCGAAGCCGGCGTCCGCAAGGCCTATGGTGGCCATCCTGTCCAGGTCATTGTCAAACCCTTGGCCGACGGTGGGGAAGGGACGGTCGAGGCCCTCGTCGATGGGCTGGATGGTGAGCTCCGCTATGTCGGCGTCCAGGGCCCTTTAGGTGAAGCCGTTTCCTGTCCTTATGGCTATCTGCCGGGGATGGAAGCGGCCGTCATTGAAATGGCTGGGGCTGCCGGATTGGGACTGGTTCCATCCGAACAGCGCAATCCCCTGCATACGACGACATATGGCGTCGGCCAGGTCATGGCGCAGGCTATAGAAGCGGGTATCCGCCATTTCATCATCGGCCTGGGCGGCAGCTCGACCAGTGACTGCGGCGTCGGCATGCTCCAGGCTCTGGGGTATATTTTCCGCGATGCTCAAGGCAAGCCCATTGGTTTAGGCGGGCAGGAAGTAGGGCGCATCGCTTCTGTCGATGATTCCCAGGTCCTGCCGGCCCTGAAAGACTGCACCTTCGATGTTGCCTGCGATGTGACCAATCCGTTATTCGGGAATTGGGGTGCTGCCTATATCTTCGGGCCCCAGAAAGGCGCGTCGCCGCAGGATGTCAAAGTCTTGGACGATGCCAGCCGGTCTTTTGCCGCCGTCACCCGGACGTATACCGGTCATGACTTCAGTCAGACAGCCGGTGCCGGTGCAGCTGGCGGTATGGGATTCGCTTTCCTGGCCTACCTGCATGGCCGGCTGCGTTCAGGCATCCAGATCGTCCTCGATTCCATCCGTCTGGCAGAGGCCGTTAAAGATGCCGATTACGTCATCACCGGTGAAGGCCGACTCGACGCCCAGACGGCCATGGGCAAGGCTCCTATCGGCGTAGCCAAGCTGGCTAAGCAGTACGGTGCCAAAGTCATCGCCCTGGCCGGCTGCACGACGGCCGATGCCGCCGAATGTAATCAGCAGGGCATCGACGCCTTCTTTTCTATCGTCGATAAAGCCATGCCGCTGGAAGAAGCCATGAACAAAGAAACGGCGCTGCGCAATATGACTAACACGGCTCAGCAGGTCTTCAACCTCATCCGCGCCGTCAGCTGA